The following are from one region of the Strix aluco isolate bStrAlu1 chromosome 30, bStrAlu1.hap1, whole genome shotgun sequence genome:
- the ADAM15 gene encoding LOW QUALITY PROTEIN: disintegrin and metalloproteinase domain-containing protein 15 (The sequence of the model RefSeq protein was modified relative to this genomic sequence to represent the inferred CDS: deleted 1 base in 1 codon), which yields MGMRALRLLLLAAGLLLATGTGGTGSGAGDSWRQRRAELGHSWYVTPRVLRDNRTLSLAEATQGGFPARLRVLLELEGMRLVLELEQNWELVLGTGALLYYLPNGTQVTQEASEQEHCCYRGTVRGFPGSWASLCACAGLSGHLRLSETRSYGLEPAAGSPLGQHIVYRPREVRLAPRACGQGPLDPPQAAAEVTDPPWPQRGKRAVAEQRFVELVMVVDHAAFQNYPDLQRVRTRTLEIANQVDVFFQPLGVRVALLAVEVWSEGDQFAVGGSAGAVLERFLRWRREELLPRLPHDNAQLLTGTHFEDVSVGTSAQASMCSPARSGGSAWSDHSVSVLVVASTVAHQLGHNLGMRHDSAGRFCDCSDVRQDRGCIMASPTGLTPGLSFSNCSRQDLERSLRRGQSWCLSNVPEPRRLAGSPRCGNRFLEPGEGCDCGLSVECTDPCCNSSICQLVPGAECATGDACCQDCRLRRAGHPCREPLGECDLPEFCDGVSPRCPPDTFLQDGQPCAGGRALCYGGACATYEGQCQQLLGAGAGPVSSSCMASLNAKGDERGHCGRLPNGSYVACAQRDAGCGMLQCQRSSTHGDRPEGSCQGTLLPRDEDVSDAAMVLPGTACGPGKMCLQRQCQDVSTLGDQQCRSKCHGHGVCNNHGHCHCERGWAPPTCESPGAGGSQDSGPAALERGGSALPTALLLSALLGLALALGLCYARRAGLHKHLCQLGKGTSCQYSAETRVRFLGPEAPDGWSGISQPEPRSGSQGPPERPRPPQWRQATELQVMHSSKPAALGSARPDPPSRPLPPDPPPKAPPSDRPPPPTRPLPADPVAPGTQPPGPAKPPPPQRPLPLDPPGPSHPHSETPPGHPYVTVVPSRPAPPPPAAAQREA from the exons ATGGGGATGCGGGCGCTGCGGCTGCTCCTCCTCGCCGCGGGGCTGCTCCTTGCCACCGGCACCGGGGGCACCGGGAGCGGCGCAG GTGACAGCTGGCGCCAGCGCCGTGCAGAATTGGGACACTCCTGGTACGTGACCCCGCGGGTCCTGCGGGACAACCGGACCCTCAGCCTGGCAGAGGCGACCCAG ggggggttCCCTGCCCGGCTGCGGGtcctgctggagctggaggggaTGCGGCtggtgctggagctggagcaAAACTG GGAGCTGGTGCTGGGCACCGGGGCGCTGCTCTACTACCTGCCCAATGGCACGCAGGTGACGCAGGAGGCCAGCGAGCAG GAGCACTGCTGCTACCGGGGGACGGTGCGGGGCTTCCCCGGCTCCTGGGCCAGCCTCTGCGCCTGCGCTGGACTCAG tgGCCACCTGAGGCTGTCAGAGACCAGGAGCTACGGGCTGGAGCCGGCGGCCGGCAGCCCCCTGGGGCAGCACATCGTGTACCGGCCACGGGAGGTCCGGCTGGCGCCACGGGCCTGTGGGCAGGGCCCTCTGGACCCTCCCCAGGCGGCGGCAGAGGTGACAGACCCCCCCTGGCCACAGAGG ggcAAGCGGGCGGTGGCGGAGCAGCGGTTCGTGGAGCTGGTGATGGTGGTGGACCACGCTGCG ttCCAGAATTACCCCGACCTGCAACGTGTCCGCACCCGCACCCTGGAAATCGCCAACCAGGTGGACGTG TTCTTCCAGCCGCTGGGAGTGCGGGTGGCCTTGCTGGCGGTGGAGGTCTGGAGCGAGGGCGACCAGTTTGCGGTGGGCGGCAGCGCTGGGGCCGTGCTGGAGCGGTTCCTGCGCTGGCGCCgggaggagctgctgccccgGCTGCCCCACGACAACGCCCAGCTCCTGAC GGGCACCCACTTTGAAGACGTCTCGGTGGGGACGTCGGCTCAAGCCTCCATGTGTTCCCCCGCACGCTCCGGGGGGTCAGCATGGTCA GACCACTCGGTCAGCGTCCTCGTCGTCGCCTCCACGGTGGCCCATCAGCTGGGGCACAACCTGGGCATGCGGCACGACAGCGCCGGGCGCTTCTGCGACTGCAGCGACGTCCGGCAGGACCGCGGCTGCATCATGGCATCACCCACGGG GCTGACGCCCGGCTTGAGCTTCAGCAACTGCAGCCGGCAGGACCTGGAGCGCAGCCTGCGGCGG GGACAGAGCTGGTGCCTCTCCAACGTCCCTGAGCCCCGGCGCCTGGCCGGGAGCCCCCGCTGCGGGAACCGCTTCCTGGAGCCGGGCGAGGGCTGCGATTGCGGCCTCAGCGTG GAATGCACCGATCCCTGCTGCAACAGCAGCATCTGCCAGCTGGTGCCTGGGGCCGAGTGTGCCACGGGGGACGCCTGCTGCCAGGACTGCCGG CTGCGTCGCGCCGGACACCCGTGCCGGGAGCCCCTGGGCGAGTGCGACCTGCCCGAGTTCTGCGACGGGGTCTCTCCGCGCTGCCCACCCGACACCTTCCTGCAGGACGGGCAGCCCTGCGCCGGCGGGCGGGCGCTCTGCTACGGCGGCGCCTGTGCCACCTACGAGGGGCagtgccagcagctgctgggggcaG gCGCCGGCCCCGTCTCCAGCTCCTGCATGGCCTCCCTGAACGCGAAAGGGGATGAACGTGGGCACTGCGGGCGGCTGCCCAACGGCTCCTACGTCGCCTGCGCCCAGCG GGACGCCGGCTGCGGGATGCTGCAGTGCCAGcgcagcagcacccatggggaCAGACCAGAAGGGTCCTGCCAGGGGACCCTCCTGCCCAGGGATGAGGATGTGAGCGATGCAGCCATGGTGCTGCCCGGCACCGCCTGTGGCCCCGGGAAG ATGTGCCTCCAGCGCCAGTGCCAGGACGTTTCCACGCTGGGTGACCAGCAGTGCCGGAGCAAGTGCCACGGGCACGGG GTGTGCAACAACCACGGGCACTGCCACTGCGAGCGGGGCTGGGCCCCCCCGACCTGCGAGAGCCCCGGCGCGGGGGGCAGCCAGGacagcggccccgccgccctggAGCGAG GGGGGAGCGCCCTGCCCACCGCCCTGCTGCTGAGCGCGCTGCTGGGGCTGGCCCTGGCGCTGGGGCTCTGCTACGCCCGCCGCGCCGGGCTGCACAAGCACCTCTGCCAGCTCGGCAAGGGGACGTCCTGCCAGTACAG CGCTGAGACCCGGGTGCGATTCCTGGGTCCAGAAGCCCCAGACGGCTGGAGCGG gATCTCGCAGCCGGAGCCCCGGTCGGGCAGCCAGGGCCCCCCTGAACGCCCCCGGCCCCCGCAGTGGCGTCAGGCCACGGAGCTGCAGGTCATGCACAGCAGCAAG CCGGCTGccctcggctcggcccggcccgatCCGCCCTCCCGGCCTCTCCCGCCGGACCCTCCTCCCAAG GCCCCCCCCTCGGACAGGCCGCCCCCCCCCACACGCCCGCTGCCCGCGGACCCCGTGGCGCCAGGCACTCAG cccccaggtcCGGCCAAGCCTCCCCCGCCTCAGCGGCCGCTGCCCTTGGACCCCCCGGGGCCTTCGCACCCCCACAGCGAGACACCCCCTGGTCACCCCTACGTCACGGTGGTTCCCTCCAG gccggcccccccgccgcccgccgccgcccagcGGGAGGCCTGA
- the ZBTB7B gene encoding LOW QUALITY PROTEIN: zinc finger and BTB domain-containing protein 7B (The sequence of the model RefSeq protein was modified relative to this genomic sequence to represent the inferred CDS: inserted 2 bases in 1 codon) yields the protein MASPEDDLIGIPFPEHSSELLSCLNEQRQLGLLCDVTIKTQGLEYRTHRAVLAASSRYFKKLFAGPGPGQEVCELDFVGPEALGALLEFAYTATLTISSANMGEVLRAARLLEIPCVIAACVEILQGSGMEAPGPDDGDCERARRYLEAFAAIPEGEAPAPPPPPPRRSPQXKKTRKFLQARGARLNNHTEEPPAEAEGCGSPPPPPRPPSPPLPEGLPLPYESFELPEEEELPPHPFPFPYQPPLSPEEAASDEDAIDPDLMAYLSSLHHESLAPGLDTPDKLVRKRRSQMPQECPVCHKVIHGAGKLPRHMRTHTGEKPFACQVCGVRFTRNDKLKIHMRKHTGERPYSCQHCSARFLHSYDLKNHMHLHTGARPYECYLCHKAFAKDDHLQRHLKGQNCLEVRTRRRRRDEPPPPPAGPPGLDLSNGRLEGLRLSITRYWGPGQPEEEEEEPEGEEGPQPDDAVPVETA from the exons ATGGCCAGCCCGGAGGACGACCTCATCGGCATCCCCTTCCCCGAGCACAGCAGCGAGCTGCTGAGCTGCCTGAACGAGCAGCGGCAGCTCGGGCTGCTCTGCGACGTCACCATCAAGACGCAGGGGCTGGAGTACCGCACCCACCGCGCCGTCCTGGCCGCTTCCAGCCGCTACTTCAAGAAGCTTTttgccgggccggggccggggcaggagGTCTGTGAGCTGGACTTTGTGGGGCCGGAGGCCTTGGGCGCGTTGCTGGAGTTCGCCTACACGGCCACGCTCACCATCAGCAGCGCCAACATGGGCGAGGTGCTGCGAGCCGCCCGGCTGCTGGAGATCCCCTGCGTGATCGCCGCCTGCGTGGAGATCCTGCAAGGCAGCGGCATGGAAGCCCCTGGCCCCGACGACGGCGACTGCGAACGCGCCCGCCGCTACCTGGAAGCTTTCGCCGCCATCCCCGAGGGCgaggcgcccgccccgccgccccccccgccccgccgctcgccGCA CAAGAAGACCCGCAAGTTCCTGCAAGCCCGTGGCGCCCGGCTCAACAACCACACCGAGGAGCCGCCTGCAGAGGCCGAGGGCTgcggcagccccccgccgcctccccggccgCCCTCACCCCCCCTACCtgaggggctgcccctgccctaCGAGAGCTTCGAGCTGCCCGAGGAGGAGGAGCTGCCCCCacaccccttccccttcccctacCAGCCCCCCCTGTCCCCCGAGGAGGCCGCCTCCGACGAGGACGCCATTGACCCCGACCTGATGGCGTACCTGAGCTCGCTGCACCACGAGTCGCTGGCGCCCGGGCTGGATACGCCCGACAAGCTGGTGCGCAAGCGCCGCTCGCAGATGCCCCAGGAGTGCCCCGTTTGCCACAAGGTCATCCACGGGGCCGGCAAGCTGCCCCGCCACATGCGCACGCACACGGGCGAGAAGCCCTTCGCCTGCCAGGTCTGCGGGGTCCGTTTCACACG GAACGACAAGCTGAAGATCCACATGCGCAAGCACACGGGCGAGCGGCCTTActcctgccagcactgcagcGCCCGCTTCCTGCACAGCTACGACCTGAAGAACCACATGCACCTGCACACGGGCGCGCGGCCCTACGAGTGCTACCTCTGCCACAAGGCCTTCGCCAAGGACGACCACCTCCAGCGGCACCTCAAGGGCCAGAACTGCCTGGAAGTgcggacccgccgccgccgccgcgacgagccccccccgccgcccgccggccccccAGGCCTCGACCTCTCCAACGGGCGGTTGGAGGGGCTGCGCCTTTCCATCACCCGTTACTGGGGGCCGGGACAgcccgaggaggaggaagaagagccGGAGGGCGAGGAAGGGCCACAACCGGACGACGCGGTGCCGGTGGAGACGGCGTAG
- the DCST2 gene encoding LOW QUALITY PROTEIN: DC-STAMP domain-containing protein 2 (The sequence of the model RefSeq protein was modified relative to this genomic sequence to represent the inferred CDS: inserted 1 base in 1 codon; deleted 1 base in 1 codon): MVRCSLGPHNGEMLPGNRTPQRAFGEHREPGRAQPSMGLVSWLRGRKKSPAPQSGNRQPQQVPPGPKEASKAQELARSAGGFVLGMALASVYGAVVLLAQGHNIWYCLVTTITLGAGLGLGMAFSFKVRVSVLLALPHIFTREGKMLMLLLALGMAVQGPCTNILHNFSQAAESLSCGAELALNQTAERLQRAQEPLLNMLTKIKDISQKAKVVGDHVHAALPTAPAVLGISVSGTGYASEIFRDVISAFDALQQGNISVLSPRCLLQPXEPDYGTYINMGLLYGICLFIAVFGSHVARLRRVVCAAYYPAREQERTTFLHSTILARRAGLVRALRQAAMRNTADASEGNLLLFLTSRLPAVARLARLLGIQQKRCLACGMAEQPDFIKCVTPNCKGLYCSECYQTLSNICSVCMGPLSYPDCGDEEMDSSDEETVGLWLGAVRVLRGQEQGRLLRQRIKEVAGGRGGSRRLPRELVTRLRARLKEEASGESDGDSSRGDSEDSSLSSLDFSYQERPESSGSELEEVMVLQPPSSKGRARQVPVVPPAPHAPSPIPMVPPSPSPLCPQPCPCGDPKPTVPQPHPRDTPSPVPVPMVSPSPWCPHPAVPLSPHAPISIPMVPPAQSLPPHVPSPSCPQPLSLSLQCPHPHGAPIPVVPPAVSLWCPHPHGAPIPIPWPEQSCSGEGAQGRQTDGEVQVAENFKFTIRHFKAMTGAEPLVPITPPGTPWQGTDAQGPGSAGGQQRRGRGGGNILHHLFKYR, translated from the exons ATGGTGAGATGCTCCCTGGGACCCCACAACGGTGAGATGCTCCCTGGCAACAGGACCCCACAACG AGCCTTTGGAGAGCACCGGGAGcctgggagagctcagcccagcatGGGGCTGGTCTCATGGCTGAGGGGCCGGAAGAAGAGCCCAGCACCACAGTCCGGGAACAGGCAACCTCAGCAGGTTCCTCCCGGGCCGAAGGAGGCGAGCAAGGCGCAGGAATTGGCCCGCAGCGCTGGTGGCTTCGTGCTGGGCATGGCACTGGCCAGCGTGTATGGGGCTGTGGTGCTGCTGGCGCAGGGCCACAATATTTGGTACTGCCTGGTCACCACCATCACCctgggcgcggggctggggctgggcatgGCCTTCTCCTTCAAGGTGCGGGTCAGCGTGCTGCTGGCGCTGCCCCACATCTTCACCA gggaggggaagatgctgatgctgctgctggcgctgggCATGGCCGTGCAGGGCCCCTGCACCAACATCCTGCACAACTTCTCCCAGGCCGCCGAGTCGCTGTCGTGCGGGGCAGAGCTCGCCCTCAACCAGACGGCCGAGCGGCTGCAACGCGCCCAGGAGCCGCTGCTGA ACATGCTGACCAAAATCAAGGACATTTCCCAGAAAGCCAAAGTGGTGGGTGACCAC gttcatg CCGCTCTCCCCACAGCGCCGGCGGTGCTGGGCATCAGCGTCAGCGGGACGGGCTACGCCAGCGAGATCTTCCGGGACGTGATCTCTGCCTTTGATGCGCTGCAGCAGGGCAACATCTCGGTGCTCTCCCCGCGCTGCCTCCTCCAGC TGGAGCCCGACTACGGCACCTACATCAACATGG GGCTCCTGTACGGCATCTGCCTCTTCATCGCCGTCTTCGGCAGCCACGTGGCACGTCTGCGCCGGGTGGTGTGTGCCGCCTACTACCCGGCCCGTGAGCAG GAGCGCACGACCTTCCTCCACAGCACCATCCTGGCGCGGCGGGCAGGGCTGGTCCGTGCCCTGCGCCAAGCTGCCATGCGGAACACGGCTGACGCCAGCGAAGGCaacctgctcctcttcctcacctccAG gctgcctgcTGTTGCCCGGCTGGCTCGGCTCTTGGGCATCCAGCAGAAACGCTGCCTGGCCTGCGGGATGGCAGAGCAGCCGGACTTCATCAAGTGCGTCACGCCCAACTGCAAAG GGCTGTATTGCAGCGAGTGCTACCAAACCCTGAGCAACATCTGCTCCGTCTGCATGGGCCCCCTGAGCTACCCGGACTGCGGGGATGAGGAGAT GGACTCCAGCGACGAGGAGACGGTGGGGCTGTGGCTGGGTGCTGTGCGGGTGCTGCGAGGCCAGGAGCAAGGGCGGCTGCTGCGGCAGCGCATCAAGGAGgtggcggggggccgg gggggcagcCGGCGGCTGCCCCGTGAGCTGGTAACCCGGCTGCGAGCCCGGCTGAAGGAGGAGGCGAGCGGGGAGAGCGACGGGGACAGCAGCAGGGGGGACAGCGAGGACAGCTCGCTCTCCAG CCTGGACTTCAGCTACCAGGAGCGGCCCGAGAGCAGTGGCAGCGAGCTGGAGGAGGTGATGGTCCTGCAGCCGCCCAGCAGCAAGGGCAGGGCCCG CCAGGTTCCTGtggtgcccccagcccctcatgcccccagccccatccccatGGTGCCCCCCTCTCCATCCCCATTGTGTCCCCAGCCATGTCCCTGTGGTGACCCCAAACCTACGGTGCCCCAGCCCCATCCCCGTGAtacccccagccctgtccctgtccccatggtgtccccatccccatggtgCCCCCACCCTGCGGTGCCCCTATCCCCTCATgcccccatctccatccccatggTGCCTCCAGCCCAGTCCCTGCCCCCTCATGTCCCCAGTCCCTCAtgcccccagcccctgtccctgtccctgcagtgtccccatccccatggtgCCCCCATCCCTGTGGTACCCCCAGCTGTGTCCCTGTGGTGCCCCCATCCCCATGGtgcccccatccccatcccatg gcctgagcagagctgctccGGGGAGGGGGCGCagggcagacagacagacgg AGAGGTTCAAGTAGCCGAAAATTTCAAGTTCACCATAAGGCACTTTAAAGCCATGACGGGAGCCGAGCCCCTCGTCCCCATCACCCCTCCCGGCACCCCGTGGCAAGGGACAGACGCGCAGGGGCCGGGCAGCGCTGGCGGGCAGCagcggaggggccgggggggggggaatatatTACATCATCTTTTTAAATATAGATAA
- the EFNA4 gene encoding ephrin-A4, translated as MRPAPLLGLLLWAPLLWAPPPPVRGFRHGIHWNGSNPRFLQDDYTIQVAINDYLDIYCPHYEGAVPAGRAETFTLFMVDREGYRGCYETPGAFKRWECNRPHAPFGPVRFSEKIQRFTPFPLGFQFEPGETYYYISVPSPESTGRCLKLRVSVCCRGTTPEPVTEVPNSQPRGRGGPEDAVPARGVVAPLQPRAPCLALALLALLWI; from the exons ATGCGCCCCGCGCCGCTGCTCGggctcctgctctgggctccGCTGCTctgggcgccgccgccgccggtgcgCGGCTTCCGCCACGGCATCCACTGGAACGGCAGCAACCCCAG GTTCCTGCAGGACGACTACACCATCCAGGTGGCCATCAATGACTACCTGGACATCTACTGCCCGCACTACGAGGGGGCCGTGCCCGCCGGCCGGGCAGAGACCTTCACGCTCTTCATGGTGGACCGGGAGGGCTACCGTGGCTGCTACGAGACCCCCGGCGCCTTCAAACGCTGGGAGTGCAACCGGCCCCACGCGCCCTTCGGGCCCGTCCGCTTCTCCGAGAAGATCCAACGCTTCACCCCTTTCCCGCTCGGTTTCCAGTTCGAGCCGGGGGAGACCTACTACTACATCT ctgtccccagccccgAGAGCACCGGGCGCTGCCTGAAGCTGCGCGTCTCCGTCTGCTGCAGAGGCACCA CACCGGAGCCGGTAACGGAGGTTCCCAATTCGCAGCCCCGTGGGCGCGGGGGGCCGGAGG ACGCGGTGCCCGCCCGGGGCGTCGTGGCCCCGCTGCAGCCCCGCGCCCCGTGCCTGGCGCTCGcgctcctggccctgctctggaTCTGA
- the DCST1 gene encoding E3 ubiquitin-protein ligase DCST1, producing MEDMVRSGQTLNTEMQNISRAFIALNEEVASEAGYDLRQQPQLNPRSATSTQQLYERKTKLRCNYVIELGMKRCRDWFSKKHDVCMAQVRVPIVSHFVCLPMKFTFLCNIVQVMRSWCQDRIPVDGNFGQMYDMVNHSVSNLSQDFSSEVVLQEEHREMMSGINVSAEQLMEEVTSHVRQHGARLNRVVSFFRLLLSYTFLLAFSYTKRYCQDICFDNLYITTYFHQIDARRRKQHKRTLLPLHPAELSAVIFPCRLTVQAPELRNLVRGRCWSCWSASHRCSSSSSPAAWRHVLFTMLSIIQQHSFVQYSFHSSHHLSVQVTGTSLMARLLRSTVGALNTSSDTQLETSNFACLPQPRGMRRQQYVGSCLPLAVLVLFCLAQAYTYRLRRAIAAFYFPKREKSRVLYLYNKLLRQRQSFVRRQRKRIARRERHRPGLPEPPPTAMAPVPPQGTSLLQRWPWLRRWMRRSCTVCGTPETPRHRVCPAAACGAPYCGWCWREAGGTCLACTPGEHGLSQDSSEEDAGYAA from the exons ATGGAGGACATGGTG CGGAGCGGGCAGACGCTGAACACGGAGATGCAGAACATCTCACGCGCCTTCATAGCGCTGAACGAGGAGGTGGCCAGCGAGGCGGGGTACGACCTGCGCCAGCAGCCGCAGCTGAACCCCCGCTCGgccaccagcacccagcagctgTACGAGAGGAAAACTAAACTGCGCTGCAACT ATGTGATCGAGTTGGGCATGAAGCGCTGCCGGGACTGGTTCAGCAAGAAGCACGACGTTTGCATGGCCCAAGTGCGCGTGCCCATCGTCAGCCACTTCGTCTGCCTGCCCATGAAGTTCACTTTCCTCTGCAACATTGTCCAGG TCATGCGCAGCTGGTGCCAGGACAGGATCCCTGTGGATGGCAACTTCGGGCAGATGTACGACATGGTGAACCACTCCGTCAGCAACCTCAGCCAGGATTTCAGCTCCGAGGTCGTTTTACAG GAGGAGCACCGTGAGATGATGTCGGGCATCAACGTCTCGGCGGAgcagctgatggaggaggtgaCCTCGCACGTGCGGCAGCACGGTGCCCGCCTGAACCGGGTCGTCTCCTTCTTCCGCCTGCTGCTCTCCTACACCTTCCTCCTC GCTTTCTCCTACACCAAGCGGTACTGCCAGGACATCTGCTTCGACAACCTCTACATCACCACCTACTTCCACCAAATCGATGCTCGCCGCAGAAAGCAG CACAAGCGGACGCTGCTGCCCCTGCACCCGGCAGAGCTCTCGGCCGTCATCTTCCCGTGTCGCCTGACCGTGCAGGCGCCTGAGCTGCGGAACTTGGTGAGGGGccg gtgctggagctgctggagtgCATCCCAccgctgctcctcctcctcctctcctgcggCCTGGAGACACGTGCTCTTCACCATGCTCAGCATCATCCAGCAGCACTCCTTCGTGCAGTACTCCTTCCACA GCAGCCACCACTTGTCCGTGCAGGTGACAGGGACGTCCCTGATGGCTCGGCTCCTGAGAAGCACCGTCGGGGCCCTCAACACCTCCTCCGACACCCAGCTGGAGACGTCCAACTTCG CCTGCCTGCCGCAGCCGCGGGGCATGAGGAGGCAGCAGTAcgtgggcagctgcctgcccctggcCGTGCTGGTGCTGTTCTGCCTGGCCCAGGCCTACACGTACCGCCTGCGCCGCGCCATCGCCGCCTTCTACTTCCCCAAG CGGGAGAAGAGCCGCGTGCTTTACCTCTACAACAAGCTGCTGCGGCAGCGGCAGAGCTTCGTCCGGCGGCAGCGGAAACGCATCGCCCGGCGTGAACGGCACCGCCCGGGATTG CCTGAGCCCCCACCCACCGCCATGGCCCCGGTCCCGCCGCAGGGGACGTCGTTGCTGCAGCGTTGGCCGTGGCTGCGCCGCTGGATGCGCCGGAGCTGCACAGTGTGCGGGACCCCCGAGACCCCCCGGCATCGGGTTTGCCCCGCGGCGGCCTGCGGAGCCCCGTACTGCGGGTGGTGCTggagggaggcggggggcacGTGCCTCGCCTGCACCCCCGGGGAGCACGGCCTCTCCCAGGACAGCAGCGAGGAGGATGCGGGGTACGCGGCCTGA